CCGATGGCGCGCCCCTGATGCGCGCGCCGCTGCAGGTGGTGGCGCCAGTCGATATCCAGCGCTATGCCGGCATCTGGCACGAGCAGGCCCGCCTGCCCAACCGCTTCCAGAAACAGTGCGCCGGACCCGTGAGCGCCGAGTACACGCCCCAGCCCGACGGCACCGTGCAGGTGCTCAACCGCTGCGTGCGGCCCGACGGCAATTTCGACGAGGCCGTCGGAACGGCCCGCGTGGTGCCGGTGGCGGGCCAGCCCGGCGCGGGCCGGCTCGAAGTGCGCTTTGCGCCCTCATGGCTGAGCTGGCTGCCGATGGTGTGGGGCGACTACTGGATCCTGAAGCTCGACCGCGACTACCAGGTGGCGCTGGTCGGCACGCCCGACCGCGAATACCTCTGGGTTCTTTCGCGCGCACCCCGCCTCGAAGACGACGCCCTCCAGGCCGAGCTGGACTACGCCGCCAGCCTGGGCTTCGATACGTCCAAGGTGGTGCTCACCGGCCGATAGTCGGGGCAACCGGCACCGCCGGCAGATGGCGCGCCAGCTGCGCCGCCAGCGCCGCGGGATGCGTGCAATGGACGGCCTGCCAGCCGAAGGCGCGCGCGGCCTCCACGTTGGCGGCCGAATCGTCGATGAACACCGTCTGCGCGGGATCGAGCGCATGGCGCACCGCCAGCAGTTCGTAGATTTCGCGCTCCGGCTTGATGAACTTCACGTCGCCCGAGAACACGCCCCCGTCGAAACGCCGCATGAAGCCGTGCCGGCGCTCGACCGCGCGCGCGTACGGCGCAGGCATGTTCGAGAGGTAGTACAGGCGCAGCGCCTCGCCGGCCTCGCGCCGGGCGAACAGCTCTTCGAGCAGCGCCACGGTGACGGCAATGGGCTCGAGGCGCTCGCCGAGCGTGCCGAGCATGGCGTCGAGCCGGGCCGCCGGCAGCGACAGCCGCTGGGCCATGCGCGCGATGGCGTCGTCCAGCGAGCGCGTGCCGCAGTCGAAGCTCATCCAGTCGTCATGGTGGAAGAGTGCGCGGCCCAGCGCCGCTGCGGCAGCTTCCGTGGGGGCATGCTCAGGAAGATGGGCCTGCACCAGCCGGGTGGGCTCCCATGCCAGCAGCACGGCGCCAAGATCGAAAACCACGTTCATGGCGCCATTGTTTCACGCGCCGGGCACCACGCTGACGCCATGCGCCGCCAGCGACAGCATGGCCTCGGCGCCCGCGGCCAGCGGGCTCGAAAGATCGGGCGACACCACGAACACCGGCCCCAGCGGCGTGTCGAAGCCGTATTCGTAGAAGCTGCCGAGGTAGGCCGCCTTGCGCAGCGTGGCGGGCAGGCCGTCGCTGGCGCCGCCCGCCCCAATTTGCCAGGCCTCGGGCCGCACCGCCACCTTCACCGCGCCGGGCGCCACCGCATGGCGCGGCCGCAGGCGCAGCGGGCCGAGCGCGACGCTGCCGTCGGCTTGCGCCACCGCCGGGAACACCATCGCCTCGCCCATGAAGCCGGCGACGAACTCGCTCTCTGGCCGGGCGTAGAGCTGCTCGGGCGTGCCGCGCTGGGCGATCACACCGTGGTCCATCACGATGATCTGGTCGCTCACGGCCAGCGCCTCGCTCTGGTCGTGCGTGACGTAGGCCACCGTGAGCTTCAGCCTCTGCTGCAGTGCGCGGATTTCCTCGCGCATTTCGCGCCGCAGCCGGGCATCGAGGTTGGACAGCGGCTCGTCGAACAGCAGCACCGCGGGCTCCAGCACCAGCGCGCGCGCCAGTGCCACCCGCTGCTGCTGGCCGCCCGAGAGTTCGCTGGGCAGCCGTTCGTCGAAACCGACCAGCCCCACGCCCTTGAGCGCGCCGCGCGCCCGCAAGATGGCCTCGTCCTTCTTCACGCCGCTCATGCGCAGGCCGTAGCCCACGTTCTCGATCACGTTCATGTGCGGGAACAGCGCGTAGCTCTGGAACATCATGCTCACGTTGCGCTCGGCCGGGCCTAGCGTGGTGACGTCGCGCCCGCCCATGAAGATCGAGCCCGAGGTGGCCGATTCGAGCCCCGCGATCATGCGCAGCGTGGTCGTCTTGCCACAGCCCGAGGGCCCGAGGATAGTGGTGAGCGTGCCCACCGGCACCTCGAAGCTGATGCCCTTGACCGCCAGCGGCCCGTTCCTGTCGGTGCCGTAGCGCTTGGTGACGTTGCGGAATTCGATGCCGTTCATGCTGCCAAGCTTTCCATTTTGTGATGCCCCTCATGCGGAGGCACAGCCCCGCGCCGCCCCAGCTTGCGCTCCCCGACCACGAACTGCACCAGCGCAATGGCCAGCGACATCAGGATCATGAGCACCGTGCAGTACGCGAGCGCAATGCCGTAGTCGCCGTTGCCCACGCGGCCGATGATGTAGGTGGTGGCCAGTTCGTTCTCGGCCGTGACCAGGAAGATCACCGCGCTCACCGTCGTCATGGCGCGCACGAAGCTGTAGACCAGCGCAGCCACCAGCGCGGGCTTCAGCAGCGGCAGCATCACCTTGAAGAGTGTCTGGGCCGTGGAAGCGCGCAGCATCAGCGAGGCTTCGTCCAGCGACCGGTCCAGCTGCTTGAAGGCCGCGGTGCCGGCCCGCACGCCCACCGGCAGGTTCCGGAACATGAAGCACAGCACGATGATCAGCCCGGTGCCCGTGAGCTCGAACGGCGGCACGTTGAAGGCCAGGATGTAGCTCACGCCCAGCACGGTGCCCGGAATGGCAAAGGCCAGCAGCGCACCGAACTCGAACACGCTCTGCCCCTTGAACTCGTTGCGCGCGAGCAGCCAGGCAATCAGCAGGCCCAGCGCGGCGGTGATGGGCGCCGAGATGCCCGCGAGCTTGAGCGTGGTGAGCAGCGAATTCCATGCGGTGCCGGCCCACACCAGGCCGAACTGGCCCCATTCGAGCGCGAACGCGTTCTTGAAGTGATCGAGCGTGAAGCTGTAGTCGCGCCCCCAGGTCTGCACGAAGCCGCCCGCAAAGGCGAACAGGTAGACCACCGCGGTGAACGCGATCCAGGGCAGTGCGATGCACTGGATCGTGCGCCGCACGCCGTCGGGCAGCGCCATCGCAATGCCCGCATCGCCCTTGCCGCTCACGGTGGTGTAGTTCTGCTTGCCGAGCACGCCGCGCTGCAGCGCGAACACGCCGAGCGCAAAGACCGTCAGCACCCACGCCAGCGAAGCCGCGCGGCCCTGGTCGTACTGCGCGCCGACGATGGCAAAGAAGATGTCGGTCGACAGCACCGAGAACTGCCCGCCCACCACCACGGGATTGCCGAAGTCCGCAATGCTTTCGATGAAGCCCACCAGGAAGGCATTGGCCAGCCCGGGCTTCAGCAGCGGCAGCGTGATGGTGAAGAAGGTGCGGCGGCGGTCGGCGCGCAGCATCTGCGCCGCCTCCTCCAGGCTGGGCGCAATGCCCTGCACCACGCCGCGCATGATCATGAAGGCAATGGGCGTGAAGGCGAACAGCTGCGCCACCAGCACGCCCGGCATGCCGTAGAACCAGCGCGTCGGCTCGATGCCGAACATGCTCTCGAGCAGCTGGTTGACGATGCCCGCGCGGCCGAACAGCAGGATGAGGCCGAGGCCCACCACGAAGGGCGGCGTGATGATCGGCAGCAGCGCCAGCACCCGCAGCGCGGCCTGGCCGCGCCTGCTGCCGCGCTCGGCCATCAACGCCATCAGGGTGCCGAGGAAGGTGGTGCCGGCTGCCGTCAGCAATGCCAGCACGAGCGTGTTCCAGGCCACGCCGCAGCGCACGCCGCCCGCCAGGCAGCCCACGCCCCAGATGCGTTCGGCGAACACGCGCGCGGCAAAGGCCGTGACCGACCAGCGGCCGTCTTCGTCGAGGAAGGCCCCCGCGAGCGCCTTGCTCACCGGGTAGGCGATGAACAGCGCCATCAGCACCCCGCAGCCGATGACCGCGGCCGCCACGAACAGGTCGCCCTTGAAAAGCCCGAGCCGCGCAATGCCGAAGGCGGCCAGCAGCGTCAACGCCGCGAGCGCCACGAAGCCGCCTGCGCCGATGCCGAACTGGTTGATCGCGAGTTCGCCGAACTGCGCGTTGAGCGCCGCAAAGCTCCAGCCGCGCGCGCCGATGGCGAAGCCCGCGATGGCCAGGCCCACGGCACCGATGGCGCCGCCCGCCAGCAGCCAGCGCCCCTGCGCACGGCCGGCCGGCAGCCAGGCGCCGATGGCGCACATCGCCAGGCCGGCAAGCCCGATGAAGAGCCAGCCGCGCCCCTGCGTGGCTGCCTGCATCAGGCCGTTGGCGCCCTCGGCCCGGCCGAAGACTTGCGGAACGGCTTCGTACCAGCTCGAGTCCTGGATCGCGTACCAGGGCAGCAGCAGGTAGGCCGCAAGGCCCAGCGCCACCCAGGCCCAAATCCAGCGCTGCGCCCGCCGGGCGGCGGCCACCGACGCCGGATTGACCGGCGCGCCGCCGATGGAAGGGGCTTGCACTTAGCGCGGCAGCGAATTGACGTCTTTTTCCCAGCGCGCGATCAGGCGGCGGCGCTCGGCGCTGGCACCGTACTTCGCGTAGTCGTAGTTGATGAACCTGATCTTCTTGAAGTCGGGAATGCGCGGGTCGAGCTTGGCATTCGCGTTGCTCGGCAGCTGGAACTGCTTGTTGGCGGCGCCGAGTTCCTGCGCGCCGGGCGTGAGCGCCCATTCGTAGAACTTCTTCGCAGCCTCGAGGTTGCGCGCGCCCTTGATGATGCTCATGGAGCCGATCTCGGCGCCGGTGCCGTCGCTGGGCGTGATGGTCTCGACCGGAAAGCCCTGCATCTTCTCGCCCGGGCCGTCATGCACGAAGCTGATCGACACGGCCGTTTCGCCGCGCGCCACCGCCTTGATGGGGCCCGTGCCGGAGCGGGTGTACTGGCCCACGTTGCGGTGCAGCGCCTTCAGGTAGTCGAAGGCCTTGTCCTCGCCCATCAGCTGGACCAGCGTGGCGATCATGGTGTAGGCCGTGCCGCTCGACGCCGGGTTGGCCACCTGGATGTCGCCCTTGTATTCGGGCTTGAGCAGGTCGGCCCAGGTCTTGGGCACCGGCAGCTTCTTCTTGGCGAGAAGCTCGGGGTTGTAGCCGAAGCCCAGCGGCCCGGAGTAGATGCCCACGGTCCTGTAGCCCGACTGTTTCGCCTGCTGCTGCGCCCAGGGATGCAGCTGCGCCAGCGTGGGCGACTTGTATTCGAGCGTCAGGCCCTGTTCGGCCGCCTGCAGGTGCGGGTCTCCGGTGCCGCCGAACCAGATGTCGGTCTTGGGGTTGTCCTTCTCGGCGATGAGCTGGGCCAGCGCCTCGCCCGAGCCCTTGAGCGACATGTTGATGCGGGTACCGGTGGTGCGGGCATACACGGTGGCAATCACGTTGCACCATTCGGCCTGGACCGAACAGATCACGTTGACCGTGCCCTGCGCCGACGCGGCGGCCGACAAACCCAGCAATGCCGCTGCAGTAAAAAGCTTCTTCATGTGAAAACCCCGCAACGAAAACAAAAATAGGCCTTTCGGCCGGGGTGGAGCGTAGCTTTCGTACAGGTTTCATGAATCGGTACAAGTACCATTCGGTTGAAACAGAGAGCCTTCTCGGCACAAGACAAAAGGAAATTCGACTCATGAGCTTCGATCTCGTTCTGTTCGGCGGCACTGGCGATCTCGCATGGCGCAAGCTCATGCCCGCCCTGTTCCAGGCCTTCAGGCACGGCAGCCTCCCGAAAGACGGACGCATCGTCGGCGTGGCGCGCGACGACCTCTCGGACGACCAGTACCGCGAACTGATCCAGTCGCGCTTCAATGCCGTCGAAGGCGCCAAGCGCCCTTCGGCCGAGGAGTTCGAGAAGTTCGCCTCGCTGCTGCACTACCTGCGCATGGACCTGTCCAAGCCGGCCGACTACGCGCGGCTTTCCGACCTGCTCAAGCAGCGCAATGCCGACACGGTGGTGATGTACGTGGCCACGGCGCCCGCGCTCTTCACCCAGGTGGTCGAGCAGATTGCCGCGGCCGGCCTCAATGGCCCGTCCACGCGCGTGGTGCTCGAGAAGCCGCTGGGCCACGACCTGGCATCCAATCGCGCGATCAACGCCGCAGTGTGCAAGGTGCTCGACGAGAAGCAGGTCTTTCGCATCGACCACTACCTGGGCAAGCCCTCGGTGCAGAACCTGTTCGCCATGCGCTTCGGCAATGCGCTGTTCGAGCCCATCTGGCGGCGCGAGCACATTGCCAACATCCAGATCACCATCGCCGAAGACCTGGGCGTCGAAAAGCGCGGCGCCTTCTACGACCAGACCGGCGCGCTGCGCGACATGGTGCAGAACCATGCGCTGCAGCTGGTCTGCGCCATCGGCATGGAGCCGCCGATCAACTCGCATGCCGACGCCATCCGCGACGAGAAGCTCAAGGTGCTGCGCGCACTCAAGCCCTGGACGCCCGAGACGCTGGGGCTGCATGCGATTCGCGGCCAGTACACGGCCGGCACGGCGTACGGCGAGCGCGTGCCGGGCTACAAGGACGAGCCCGGCGTCGACCCCGACAGCCGCACCGAGACCTTCGTGGCGCTGCGCACCGAAATCGCCAACTGGCGCTGGGCCGGCGTGCCGCTGTACATCCGCACCGGCAAGCGGCTGGCCTCGCGCGATGCGCGCATCGAGGTCAACTTCCGGCCCACGCCGCATGCGATCTACCGTGCACCTTCCGGCGCCGTCAACAAGCTGGTGATCAATCTGCAGCCCAGGGACGGCCTGGAACTGCACATGCTCGCGCAGGCCCAGGACAACCGCCGCAGCAGCAACGGCCACCACAGCGCCGCGCAGCTCGCGCCCGTGCAGCTGGACCTCGACTTCGACAAGCGCTTTGGCGCCGAGCGCGTGGGCGCCTACGAACGGCTGCTGCTCGACGTGATCGACGGCCGCCTGAACCTGTTCGTGCGCAGCGACGAACAGGAAGAGGCATGGCGCTGGGTCGAGCCGCTGATCGACAGCTGGGCCTCGGACGGCGGGCCGCGCCCCTATGCCGCCGGCACCTGGGGCCCGAGCGCATCGAGCGCGATGATCGCGCGCGACGGCTTCGCGTGGAGCGAGGAACAGTAGGTAGGCCCACGCGCTCAGCCGAACTGGATGCAGCGCATGCCGAGCGTGCCCGACTGGAATCCCTCGTAGACCGTTTTCGCGCGTTCGCTCACGCCCGCAGCGCCGAGCGCATAGAGAAACGGAAAGTAGTGGTCCGGCGTGGCGACCGCCATCGATGCGCCCGCGAGCTTTTCATAGCCGACCAGCGCGCGATCGTCCCGGCCCGCGAGCGCGGCCTTCACCGCATCGTCGAAGGATTGGGCCCAGGGCCGGCTTGCCATGAGCCCGTCGGCCGTGCCGCGGTCGGTGGCCCGCAGGTTGTGCACCACGTTGCCGCTTCCCATCACGAGCACGCCCTTGTCGCGCAGCGCCGCCAGGTCGCGCCCGACGGCGTAGTGGAAGGCGGCCGGCTTGTCGTAGTCGATGCTGAGCTGAAAAACCGGAATATCGGCCTTCGGGTAGAGGTGCTTCAGCACCGTCCATGTTCCGTGGTCCAGGCCCCACTGCTCGGTGCCCACCACCGCGGACTGCTTCACCGCGCCGACGGTTTCGCGCGCGAGCGCGGGATGGCCCGGCGCGGGATACTCGATGTCGAAAAGCGCCTGCGGAAAGCCGCCGAAATCGTGGATCGTCTTCGGCCGCTCCTGCATCCCCACGCCGGTCGCGCCGCGGCTCAGCCAGTGGGCCGAAACGCTCAGGATGGCCGAGGGCCGCGCAAGCTCCCTGCCCCAGGCGGACAGCCGGCGCGTGAAGGCGTTGTCGGCCAGCGCATTCATGGGCGAGCCGTGGCCGATGAAGATGACCGGCATCCGCTGCGGCGGCGCACCGGCGGCGGCATGCGACAGCGAGCAAAGAGAAGCCAGCGTTGCGGTGACTCCGAGCGCGGAACCCATGAGAAAGCCGCGTCGGCCCAGCGCCGACTGGATCGCCGGACTGCCGCCGGTGCCTGTGTTCTTCTTCATGGTCATGGCTGCACTCTGCGCAGGCTGGCCGCGCACGTCAGTGCGTTTACGCACGCTTTCAGCTAAATGCGGCCTTCTTCCACTGCATGGCAGGCCACCTGCACGCCCCTGATGCTCAGCAGCTTAGGCCGCTCGGCCGAGCACCGCGCATTCGCGTGCGGGCAGCGCGGATGAAAAGCGCAGCCGGTCGGCGGGTTCAGCGGATTCGGCACTTCGCCCTGCACCGGCGTGCGCGCGCGGCCGGTGTGCTTCATCTGCGGAATCGCGTCGAGCAGCATGCGCGTGTAGGGATGCTGCGGCTCGGCGAAGAGCTTCTGCTTGTCGGCCACCTCGACCAGCCGGCCCAGGTACATCACGCCGACCTGGTCGGCCACGTGCCGCACCACCGCGAGGTTGTGCGAGATGAAGAGATAGGTCAGGCCCTGCTGGCGCTGCAGGTCCTTCATGATGTTGAGCACCTGCGCCTGCACGCTCACGTCGAGCGCCGAGGTGGGCTCGTCGCACACCAGGAACTCGGGCTGCGTGGCGAGTGCGCGCGCGATGGAGATGCGCTGGCGCTGGCCGCCCGAGAACTGGTGCGGGTACTTGCTCATGTCCAGCGGCGAGAGGCCGACCGACTTGAGCAGTTCGCCCACGCGCTCGCGCAGCTCGGCCTTGCCGCTGAGGATGCCGTGCTCGCGCAGCGGCTCGCCAACGATGTCTTCCACGATCCAGCGCGGGTTCAGGCTCGCATACGGGTCCTGGAAGATCATCTGGATGCGGCGGCGCAGCTTGCGGCCTTCGGGGGTCTTGAACGCGGCGTGCGCGTCCTGCCCGTCGAACTGCAGGCCGCCGCGCGTGGGTGCGTAAAGGCCGACCAGCAGCCGCGCCACGGTGCTCTTGCCGCAGCCCGATTCGCCCACCAGCGCCAGCGTCTTGCCGCGCTCGATCGAAAAGCTCACGCCGTCCACCGCATGCAGCAGCACGCGCGGCTTGCGTTCGAGCACGCGGTTGAGCCAGGGCGGCGAGACATCGAAGGTGCGGGCCAGGTCGTGCGCCACCACGAGCGGCTCGCCGCCTTCCGCCTTGCGGGGTTCGATCACGGCGCTCATCGGGTCACCTCGGCCAGCGGTGCGGCCGCATCGGGCACGGCGCGCTCGCCGGCCAGCTGCGCATCGTGGTGCTGGGCGGCCAACTCGGCCTGGCCCTTGTGCGGATCGGTGGCATCGTGCAGCCAGCATGCGGCGCGCGTGGCGCCGGCATGCATGAGCTCGGGCCGCTCGGTCAGGCAGCGCGCGAAGGTGCGCGGGCAGCGCGGGTTGTAGGCGCAGCCCTGCGGAATCGCATTGAGCCGCGGCATGGCGCCGTCGATCTGGTTGAGCCGCTCGCGGTCGCTCGTCATGTCGGGAATCGAGGCCATCAGGCCCGAGGTGTAAGGATGCGCCGGCTGGTGGATCACTTCGTGCACCGGGCCGATCTCGGCGATGCGGCCCGCGTACATCACGGCCACGCGGTCGCAGGTTTCGGCGATCACGCCCATGTCGTGCGTGATCAGCATCACGGCCGCGCCGCGGTCCTTGCAGATGCGCTTGAGCAGCTGGATGATCTGCGCCTGGATCGACACGTCGAGCGCCGTGGTCGGCTCGTCGGCCACGATGAGCTTGGGCTCGGCCGCCAGCGCCAGTGCAATCACCACGCGCTGGCGCATGCCGCCCGAGAACTGGTGCGGGAAGTGCTCGATGCGTTGCTCAGCGGCCGGAATGCCGGTGTCCTGCAGCAGGCCGATGGCGCGTTTGCGCGCTTCGGCTTCCGTCACCGGCAGGTGGGCGCGGATGGTTTCCACCAGCTGCCGGCCGACGGTGTAGAGCGGGTTCAGCGAGGTCAGCGGGTCCTGGAAGATCGCGCCGATCTTGCGGCCGCGAATGGGCCGCATCGCGTCGAAGCCGAGGTTGTCGATGCGCTGGCCTTCGAGCAGGATTTCCCCGCTGGCCACGCGGCCCGGCGGTTCGAGCAGCCCGATGATGGCCGCGCCCGTGAGCGACTTGCCGGCACCCGATTCGCCCACCACGCCAAGGATTTCCCCGGGCGCGATGTCGAATGAAATTCCGTCGAGCGCGCGCAGCGTGCCGCGGCGGTGCGGGAACTCGACGACGAGATTCTTGACCTGGAGCAGCGTCATGGTGGCGTTGTCCTTTTTTCCATCAGCGCAGACGCGGGTTCAGCGCGTCGCGCAGCCAGTCGCCCAGCAGGTTCACGCTGAGCGCGATCAGCACCAGCATCAGGCCCGGAAACACGGTGA
This genomic window from Variovorax paradoxus contains:
- a CDS encoding lipocalin family protein — translated: MPFRHRSAAPAAASRAPFDDRRTSRSIGTLATAFVVGGVATWIAMGAGRSARAQLPGPADGAPLMRAPLQVVAPVDIQRYAGIWHEQARLPNRFQKQCAGPVSAEYTPQPDGTVQVLNRCVRPDGNFDEAVGTARVVPVAGQPGAGRLEVRFAPSWLSWLPMVWGDYWILKLDRDYQVALVGTPDREYLWVLSRAPRLEDDALQAELDYAASLGFDTSKVVLTGR
- a CDS encoding HAD family hydrolase; its protein translation is MNVVFDLGAVLLAWEPTRLVQAHLPEHAPTEAAAAALGRALFHHDDWMSFDCGTRSLDDAIARMAQRLSLPAARLDAMLGTLGERLEPIAVTVALLEELFARREAGEALRLYYLSNMPAPYARAVERRHGFMRRFDGGVFSGDVKFIKPEREIYELLAVRHALDPAQTVFIDDSAANVEAARAFGWQAVHCTHPAALAAQLARHLPAVPVAPTIGR
- a CDS encoding ABC transporter ATP-binding protein; protein product: MNGIEFRNVTKRYGTDRNGPLAVKGISFEVPVGTLTTILGPSGCGKTTTLRMIAGLESATSGSIFMGGRDVTTLGPAERNVSMMFQSYALFPHMNVIENVGYGLRMSGVKKDEAILRARGALKGVGLVGFDERLPSELSGGQQQRVALARALVLEPAVLLFDEPLSNLDARLRREMREEIRALQQRLKLTVAYVTHDQSEALAVSDQIIVMDHGVIAQRGTPEQLYARPESEFVAGFMGEAMVFPAVAQADGSVALGPLRLRPRHAVAPGAVKVAVRPEAWQIGAGGASDGLPATLRKAAYLGSFYEYGFDTPLGPVFVVSPDLSSPLAAGAEAMLSLAAHGVSVVPGA
- a CDS encoding ABC transporter permease, whose translation is MQAPSIGGAPVNPASVAAARRAQRWIWAWVALGLAAYLLLPWYAIQDSSWYEAVPQVFGRAEGANGLMQAATQGRGWLFIGLAGLAMCAIGAWLPAGRAQGRWLLAGGAIGAVGLAIAGFAIGARGWSFAALNAQFGELAINQFGIGAGGFVALAALTLLAAFGIARLGLFKGDLFVAAAVIGCGVLMALFIAYPVSKALAGAFLDEDGRWSVTAFAARVFAERIWGVGCLAGGVRCGVAWNTLVLALLTAAGTTFLGTLMALMAERGSRRGQAALRVLALLPIITPPFVVGLGLILLFGRAGIVNQLLESMFGIEPTRWFYGMPGVLVAQLFAFTPIAFMIMRGVVQGIAPSLEEAAQMLRADRRRTFFTITLPLLKPGLANAFLVGFIESIADFGNPVVVGGQFSVLSTDIFFAIVGAQYDQGRAASLAWVLTVFALGVFALQRGVLGKQNYTTVSGKGDAGIAMALPDGVRRTIQCIALPWIAFTAVVYLFAFAGGFVQTWGRDYSFTLDHFKNAFALEWGQFGLVWAGTAWNSLLTTLKLAGISAPITAALGLLIAWLLARNEFKGQSVFEFGALLAFAIPGTVLGVSYILAFNVPPFELTGTGLIIVLCFMFRNLPVGVRAGTAAFKQLDRSLDEASLMLRASTAQTLFKVMLPLLKPALVAALVYSFVRAMTTVSAVIFLVTAENELATTYIIGRVGNGDYGIALAYCTVLMILMSLAIALVQFVVGERKLGRRGAVPPHEGHHKMESLAA
- a CDS encoding ABC transporter substrate-binding protein yields the protein MKKLFTAAALLGLSAAASAQGTVNVICSVQAEWCNVIATVYARTTGTRINMSLKGSGEALAQLIAEKDNPKTDIWFGGTGDPHLQAAEQGLTLEYKSPTLAQLHPWAQQQAKQSGYRTVGIYSGPLGFGYNPELLAKKKLPVPKTWADLLKPEYKGDIQVANPASSGTAYTMIATLVQLMGEDKAFDYLKALHRNVGQYTRSGTGPIKAVARGETAVSISFVHDGPGEKMQGFPVETITPSDGTGAEIGSMSIIKGARNLEAAKKFYEWALTPGAQELGAANKQFQLPSNANAKLDPRIPDFKKIRFINYDYAKYGASAERRRLIARWEKDVNSLPR
- the zwf gene encoding glucose-6-phosphate dehydrogenase, translating into MSFDLVLFGGTGDLAWRKLMPALFQAFRHGSLPKDGRIVGVARDDLSDDQYRELIQSRFNAVEGAKRPSAEEFEKFASLLHYLRMDLSKPADYARLSDLLKQRNADTVVMYVATAPALFTQVVEQIAAAGLNGPSTRVVLEKPLGHDLASNRAINAAVCKVLDEKQVFRIDHYLGKPSVQNLFAMRFGNALFEPIWRREHIANIQITIAEDLGVEKRGAFYDQTGALRDMVQNHALQLVCAIGMEPPINSHADAIRDEKLKVLRALKPWTPETLGLHAIRGQYTAGTAYGERVPGYKDEPGVDPDSRTETFVALRTEIANWRWAGVPLYIRTGKRLASRDARIEVNFRPTPHAIYRAPSGAVNKLVINLQPRDGLELHMLAQAQDNRRSSNGHHSAAQLAPVQLDLDFDKRFGAERVGAYERLLLDVIDGRLNLFVRSDEQEEAWRWVEPLIDSWASDGGPRPYAAGTWGPSASSAMIARDGFAWSEEQ
- the ygiD gene encoding 4,5-DOPA dioxygenase extradiol, whose translation is MTMKKNTGTGGSPAIQSALGRRGFLMGSALGVTATLASLCSLSHAAAGAPPQRMPVIFIGHGSPMNALADNAFTRRLSAWGRELARPSAILSVSAHWLSRGATGVGMQERPKTIHDFGGFPQALFDIEYPAPGHPALARETVGAVKQSAVVGTEQWGLDHGTWTVLKHLYPKADIPVFQLSIDYDKPAAFHYAVGRDLAALRDKGVLVMGSGNVVHNLRATDRGTADGLMASRPWAQSFDDAVKAALAGRDDRALVGYEKLAGASMAVATPDHYFPFLYALGAAGVSERAKTVYEGFQSGTLGMRCIQFG
- a CDS encoding ABC transporter ATP-binding protein, with amino-acid sequence MSAVIEPRKAEGGEPLVVAHDLARTFDVSPPWLNRVLERKPRVLLHAVDGVSFSIERGKTLALVGESGCGKSTVARLLVGLYAPTRGGLQFDGQDAHAAFKTPEGRKLRRRIQMIFQDPYASLNPRWIVEDIVGEPLREHGILSGKAELRERVGELLKSVGLSPLDMSKYPHQFSGGQRQRISIARALATQPEFLVCDEPTSALDVSVQAQVLNIMKDLQRQQGLTYLFISHNLAVVRHVADQVGVMYLGRLVEVADKQKLFAEPQHPYTRMLLDAIPQMKHTGRARTPVQGEVPNPLNPPTGCAFHPRCPHANARCSAERPKLLSIRGVQVACHAVEEGRI
- a CDS encoding ABC transporter ATP-binding protein is translated as MTLLQVKNLVVEFPHRRGTLRALDGISFDIAPGEILGVVGESGAGKSLTGAAIIGLLEPPGRVASGEILLEGQRIDNLGFDAMRPIRGRKIGAIFQDPLTSLNPLYTVGRQLVETIRAHLPVTEAEARKRAIGLLQDTGIPAAEQRIEHFPHQFSGGMRQRVVIALALAAEPKLIVADEPTTALDVSIQAQIIQLLKRICKDRGAAVMLITHDMGVIAETCDRVAVMYAGRIAEIGPVHEVIHQPAHPYTSGLMASIPDMTSDRERLNQIDGAMPRLNAIPQGCAYNPRCPRTFARCLTERPELMHAGATRAACWLHDATDPHKGQAELAAQHHDAQLAGERAVPDAAAPLAEVTR